From a region of the Streptomyces sp. NBC_01454 genome:
- a CDS encoding DUF5998 family protein: MAKTGTTTQGLRAAIERSGYYPTLVAEAVQAAVGGEPVVSYLVHQETTFDANEVRRHVTVLVLTGTRFIVSHTDEQAADATSPSPYATTSTESVKLGRISSVVLSRVVANPESYTPGQLPREVVLTIGWGAVARLDLEPAACGDPNCEADHGYTGSSTADDLSLRVSEAGDGPDSVRETLTFAQALSEATAATTTR, encoded by the coding sequence ATGGCTAAGACCGGTACGACGACCCAGGGACTGCGTGCGGCGATCGAGCGCAGTGGCTATTACCCGACGCTCGTGGCCGAGGCGGTGCAGGCCGCGGTCGGCGGTGAGCCGGTCGTGTCGTACCTCGTCCATCAGGAGACGACCTTCGACGCCAACGAGGTCCGCCGTCATGTCACGGTCCTGGTCCTGACCGGCACCCGCTTCATTGTCAGCCACACCGACGAGCAGGCCGCCGACGCCACCTCCCCGTCGCCGTACGCCACCACCTCCACCGAGTCGGTCAAGCTCGGCCGGATCTCGTCCGTGGTGCTCAGCCGCGTGGTCGCCAACCCCGAGTCGTACACCCCCGGCCAGCTGCCCCGCGAGGTCGTGCTGACCATCGGCTGGGGCGCGGTCGCCCGCCTGGACCTGGAGCCCGCCGCCTGCGGCGACCCCAACTGCGAGGCGGACCACGGCTACACGGGCTCCTCCACCGCCGACGACCTCTCGCTGCGGGTCAGTGAGGCCGGTGACGGACCGGACTCGGTGCGCGAGACGCTCACCTTCGCCCAGGCGCTCTCCGAGGCCACCGCGGCCACCACCACCCGCTGA
- a CDS encoding bifunctional acetate--CoA ligase family protein/GNAT family N-acetyltransferase, giving the protein MQKSQDHAYPTHWEADVVLRDGGTARIRPITPDDAERLVSFYEQVSDESKYYRFFAPYPRLSDRDVHRFTHHDYVDRVGLAAMVGGEFIATVRYDRINDQGLPAKDPEDDQAEVAFLVQDAHQGRGVASALLEHIAAVARERGIRRFAAEVLPANSKMIKVFTDAGYTQKRTFEDGVVRLEFDLEPTEQSMAVMRGREQRAEARSVQRLLTPRSVAVIGTGRATGGVGRTALRSLLDSGFTGRVHAVNHAFPDGMQRLDPEGVPAVRALREISEPVDLAVVAVPADRVPDVVRDCGEHGVQGVLILSSGYAEAGPEGRERQRALLGQARSYGMRLIGPNAFGLINTAPGVRLNASLAPQMPGAGHIGLFTQSGAIGIALLSGLHARGPGDGGIAGISAFVSAGNRADVSGNDLLQYWYEDPDTDVVILYLESIGNPRKFARLARRTAAVKPVVVAKGARHNGTAPPGHAVPTVRVPDSTVAALMRQAGVIRVDTVTELIDAGLLLGSQPLPAGSRIAILGNSESLALLAYDACLTERLRPQRPHVLTSAATPDDFRAALDEALAGDGCDAVVVTAIPWVGEGAAVSPGGGEGAALAAALRTAAEAHPEKPVTVVHLAMDELAERLAAPAPAPAPSPGGAQASGPDAPAGDRAARHENPAPAPAPSSPESAPPPRHPSYPARPPVPPGPPPTLTAAQPARARDAEATAPPPRRAAPLRIPAYPAAERAVRALAEAVRYATWRREAADPGRVPEYDDIQEAAAGADIERLLDRLTRDVPTGRSVPVPAEDAEALLARYGIHTRPVLPAPDPDTAVRAAARLGYPVALKTTAPHLRHRADLGGVRLDLAGERELRRTYAELTDFLGSPEELRPVVQSMVPRGVDTVIRAAIDPAAGAVLSFGLAGAPSELLGDIAHRLIPATDREVAEQIRSIRAAPLLFGWRGSQPVDTAALAELLLRVSRLVDDHPEVVGVDLEPVVVAAHGLSVLGASVRLARPPATTDLGPRRLPVY; this is encoded by the coding sequence ATGCAGAAGTCGCAGGACCACGCGTACCCGACCCACTGGGAAGCAGACGTGGTGCTGCGTGACGGCGGGACGGCGCGGATCCGCCCCATCACCCCCGACGATGCCGAGCGGCTGGTCTCCTTCTACGAACAGGTCTCGGACGAGTCGAAGTACTACCGCTTCTTCGCCCCCTACCCGCGCCTGTCCGACCGCGATGTGCACCGTTTCACCCACCACGACTACGTCGACCGGGTCGGTCTCGCCGCGATGGTCGGCGGCGAGTTCATCGCCACCGTCCGCTACGACCGGATCAACGACCAGGGCCTGCCCGCCAAGGACCCCGAGGACGACCAGGCGGAGGTCGCCTTCCTCGTCCAGGACGCCCACCAGGGCCGCGGCGTCGCCTCCGCCCTCCTGGAGCACATCGCGGCCGTCGCCCGTGAACGCGGCATCCGCCGGTTCGCCGCCGAGGTGCTCCCGGCGAACTCCAAGATGATCAAGGTGTTCACCGATGCGGGCTACACCCAGAAGCGCACCTTCGAAGACGGTGTGGTCCGGCTGGAGTTCGATCTGGAGCCGACCGAGCAGTCCATGGCTGTGATGCGCGGCCGCGAGCAGCGGGCCGAGGCCCGCTCCGTCCAGCGGCTGCTCACCCCGCGCTCGGTCGCCGTCATCGGCACCGGCCGCGCCACCGGCGGTGTCGGCCGCACCGCCCTGCGCAGTCTCCTGGACTCCGGCTTCACGGGCCGGGTGCACGCCGTCAACCACGCGTTCCCCGACGGGATGCAGCGGCTGGACCCCGAAGGCGTACCGGCCGTCCGCGCGCTGCGCGAGATCTCCGAGCCGGTCGATCTCGCCGTCGTCGCCGTGCCCGCGGACCGCGTCCCCGACGTCGTCCGTGACTGCGGTGAACACGGCGTCCAGGGGGTGCTGATCCTGTCCTCCGGTTACGCCGAGGCGGGCCCGGAGGGCAGGGAGCGGCAGCGCGCCCTGCTCGGCCAGGCCCGCTCGTACGGCATGCGGCTCATCGGCCCCAATGCCTTCGGCCTGATCAACACCGCCCCCGGTGTGCGGCTGAACGCCTCCCTCGCGCCCCAGATGCCCGGTGCCGGCCACATCGGCCTGTTCACCCAGTCCGGCGCCATCGGCATCGCCCTGCTCAGCGGACTGCATGCGCGCGGCCCCGGCGACGGCGGCATCGCCGGCATCTCCGCCTTCGTCTCGGCCGGCAACCGCGCCGACGTCTCCGGGAACGACCTGCTCCAGTACTGGTACGAGGACCCGGACACCGATGTCGTGATCCTGTATCTGGAGTCCATCGGAAACCCCCGCAAGTTCGCCCGGCTCGCCCGCCGCACCGCCGCCGTCAAACCGGTCGTGGTCGCCAAGGGGGCCCGGCACAACGGCACCGCCCCGCCGGGCCACGCCGTGCCCACCGTCCGGGTTCCCGACAGCACCGTCGCCGCCCTGATGCGCCAGGCGGGCGTGATCCGCGTCGACACGGTCACCGAGCTGATCGACGCCGGGCTGCTGCTGGGCTCCCAGCCGCTGCCGGCCGGCTCGCGCATCGCCATCCTGGGCAACTCCGAGTCGCTGGCGCTGCTGGCCTACGACGCCTGCCTGACCGAACGGCTGCGCCCGCAACGGCCCCATGTCCTGACCTCGGCCGCGACACCCGACGACTTCCGGGCCGCGCTCGACGAGGCGCTGGCCGGCGACGGCTGCGACGCCGTGGTCGTCACCGCCATCCCCTGGGTGGGGGAGGGAGCCGCGGTCTCCCCGGGCGGGGGTGAGGGCGCCGCGCTCGCCGCCGCCCTGCGCACCGCCGCCGAGGCCCACCCGGAGAAGCCGGTCACCGTTGTCCATCTCGCCATGGACGAACTGGCGGAGAGGCTCGCGGCACCGGCACCGGCACCGGCACCGTCACCGGGAGGAGCCCAGGCATCGGGGCCCGACGCCCCCGCCGGTGACCGGGCGGCCCGCCACGAGAACCCGGCTCCGGCACCTGCCCCGTCGTCCCCGGAGTCCGCGCCGCCCCCGCGCCACCCGTCGTATCCCGCACGCCCCCCGGTCCCCCCGGGACCGCCGCCCACTCTCACCGCAGCGCAGCCGGCCAGGGCCCGTGACGCCGAGGCCACCGCCCCGCCCCCGCGCCGCGCCGCACCCCTGCGCATCCCCGCCTACCCCGCCGCCGAGCGTGCCGTCCGTGCGCTCGCCGAGGCCGTCCGCTATGCCACGTGGCGCCGGGAGGCCGCCGATCCGGGCCGGGTGCCCGAGTACGACGACATCCAGGAGGCGGCGGCCGGCGCCGACATCGAGCGCCTCCTCGACCGGCTCACCCGCGACGTCCCCACCGGCCGCTCCGTCCCCGTGCCGGCCGAGGACGCCGAGGCCCTGCTCGCCCGCTACGGCATCCACACCCGCCCCGTCCTCCCCGCCCCCGACCCGGACACCGCCGTCCGCGCCGCCGCCCGCCTCGGCTATCCGGTGGCCCTCAAGACCACCGCACCCCATCTGCGGCACCGCGCCGACCTCGGCGGCGTACGCCTCGACCTCGCCGGCGAGCGGGAACTCCGCCGCACCTATGCCGAATTGACCGATTTCCTCGGCTCCCCGGAGGAGCTGCGTCCGGTCGTCCAGTCGATGGTGCCGCGCGGTGTCGACACGGTCATCCGGGCCGCCATCGACCCGGCCGCCGGCGCCGTCCTCTCCTTCGGCCTGGCCGGTGCGCCCTCCGAGCTGCTCGGCGACATCGCCCACCGCCTCATTCCCGCCACCGACCGCGAGGTCGCCGAGCAGATCCGCTCGATCCGGGCCGCCCCGCTGCTCTTCGGCTGGCGCGGGTCCCAGCCCGTGGACACCGCGGCGCTGGCCGAACTGCTGCTGCGGGTCTCCCGGCTCGTCGACGACCACCCCGAGGTCGTCGGTGTGGACCTCGAACCGGTGGTCGTCGCCGCCCACGGCCTCTCCGTTCTGGGTGCCTCCGTCCGCCTGGCCAGGCCCCCTGCCACCACTGACCTCGGCCCCCGCCGGCTGCCCGTCTACTGA
- a CDS encoding HPr family phosphocarrier protein, which yields MAERRVNVGWAEGLHARPASIFVRAATASGVPITIAKAEGNPVNAASMLAVLGLGAQGGEEIVLASDADGAEAALDRLAKLVAEGLEELPETV from the coding sequence ATGGCAGAGCGCCGCGTCAATGTCGGTTGGGCCGAAGGCCTGCACGCCCGCCCCGCGTCGATCTTCGTCCGCGCGGCCACCGCCTCCGGTGTCCCGATAACGATCGCCAAGGCCGAGGGCAACCCCGTGAACGCCGCCTCCATGCTCGCGGTCCTGGGCCTCGGCGCCCAGGGCGGCGAGGAGATCGTGCTGGCCTCCGACGCCGACGGCGCCGAGGCCGCGCTCGACCGCCTGGCCAAGCTCGTCGCCGAGGGTCTCGAGGAGCTCCCCGAGACCGTCTGA
- a CDS encoding GntR family transcriptional regulator: protein MRGHISAHAVCTAIRDDIVSGALAPGSRLIEEILAARYGVSRVPVREALRTLQSEGFVTTRHHAGACVAEPTAQEAADLLDVRALLEPLGAARAAARRSPAHLKVLRGLVRLGRERARHGDPGDLQQLDDWFHETLAQAVGSPSLTALLTQLRRKIEWMYAVEPPTRSAESWDEYGAVLDAVARGDAERARALMAAHVERSLPVYRLRRPLKTGVRDPKPPVNTVRVRP, encoded by the coding sequence ATGCGAGGCCATATTTCCGCGCATGCGGTGTGCACGGCGATTCGCGACGACATTGTCTCCGGTGCGCTGGCGCCGGGGAGCCGGCTGATCGAGGAGATCCTCGCGGCCCGTTACGGCGTTTCCAGAGTGCCGGTCCGTGAGGCGCTGCGCACCCTGCAGTCCGAGGGCTTCGTCACCACCCGCCACCACGCCGGGGCCTGCGTCGCCGAGCCCACCGCGCAGGAGGCGGCCGATCTCCTGGACGTCCGCGCCCTGTTGGAGCCGCTGGGCGCCGCCCGCGCGGCCGCCCGCCGCAGCCCGGCCCACCTCAAGGTGCTCCGCGGCCTGGTGCGGCTCGGCCGCGAGCGGGCCCGGCACGGCGATCCGGGGGACCTGCAGCAGCTGGACGACTGGTTCCACGAGACGCTGGCCCAGGCGGTCGGCAGCCCCAGCCTGACGGCGCTGCTGACCCAGCTGCGGCGCAAGATCGAGTGGATGTACGCCGTGGAGCCGCCGACCCGCTCCGCCGAGTCGTGGGACGAGTACGGTGCCGTGCTGGACGCGGTGGCCCGGGGAGACGCGGAGCGGGCCCGCGCCCTGATGGCGGCTCATGTCGAGCGCTCACTCCCCGTGTACCGGCTGCGACGCCCGCTCAAGACCGGGGTGAGGGATCCGAAACCGCCCGTCAACACGGTGCGCGTCCGCCCTTAA
- a CDS encoding M23 family metallopeptidase — protein sequence MAFIRATGKHRRANRPTRTTRNVAGIATLAAGGVVASVASPALAATDVAPTHDTGLQQAVVMGDELAGHVAAQADAQRAAAESAAAQAKAEAVAKKQADEAKRRAEAAHKAKVRAARDAERKRLNTFVAPVADSYVSTGYKASSSLWSSGSHTGIDFHAASGTSVRAVGSGTVVEADWGGSYGNNIVIKMNDGTYTQYGHLSSFAVSVGQKVTRGQQIALSGATGNATGPHLHFEARTGPDYGSDIDPITYLRAHGVNV from the coding sequence ATGGCGTTCATCCGTGCCACCGGGAAGCACCGCCGCGCCAACCGTCCTACCCGGACGACCCGCAACGTCGCCGGTATAGCCACCCTCGCGGCGGGCGGTGTGGTCGCCTCCGTGGCCTCGCCGGCACTGGCCGCGACGGACGTGGCACCCACCCATGACACCGGTCTGCAGCAGGCCGTCGTGATGGGTGACGAGCTCGCCGGCCATGTCGCGGCCCAGGCCGACGCGCAGCGCGCCGCCGCGGAGTCCGCCGCCGCACAGGCGAAGGCCGAAGCCGTCGCGAAGAAGCAGGCCGACGAGGCCAAGCGGCGTGCCGAGGCCGCCCACAAGGCCAAGGTGCGCGCCGCCCGCGATGCCGAGCGCAAGCGTCTGAACACCTTCGTCGCGCCGGTCGCCGACTCCTACGTCTCCACCGGCTACAAGGCGTCCAGCAGCCTGTGGTCCTCGGGCAGCCACACCGGCATCGACTTCCACGCCGCCTCCGGCACCAGCGTCCGTGCCGTCGGCTCGGGCACCGTCGTCGAGGCGGACTGGGGCGGCTCGTACGGCAACAACATCGTGATCAAGATGAACGACGGCACGTACACCCAGTACGGTCACCTGTCGTCGTTCGCCGTCTCGGTCGGCCAGAAGGTCACCCGCGGCCAGCAGATCGCCCTCTCCGGTGCCACCGGCAATGCCACCGGCCCGCACCTGCACTTCGAGGCCCGCACCGGCCCCGACTACGGCTCGGACATCGACCCGATCACCTACCTGCGCGCACACGGCGTCAACGTCTGA
- a CDS encoding M16 family metallopeptidase: MDFHPQPQGGAPKPWAFPAPDRSQLPNGLTLLTSHRPGQQVVAVEINLVAPLDAEPEGLDGVATIMARGLSEGTDKHDAEEFAAELERCGATLDAHADHPGVRVSLEVPASRLHRALGLLADALRAPAFPESEVERLVRNRLDEIPHELANPARRAAMALSKELFPATARMSRPRQGTEETVARIDAAAVRGFYDAHVRPATATAVIVGDFTGVDLDAALADTLGAWSGSTAEPLKASPIAADDTGRVVIVDRPGAVQTQLLIGRIGPDRHDRVWPAQVLGTYCLGGTLTSRLDRVLREEKGYTYGVRAFGQVLRSTAPTSPEGATGAALLAISGSVDTASTVPALEDLWKVLRTLAAGGLTDDERDVAVQNLVGVAPLKYETAAAVAGTLADQVEQHLPDDFQAQLYARLVETGTVEATAAAVSAFPVDRLVTVLVGDAAQIAEPVKELGIGEVTVVGG; this comes from the coding sequence GGGCCTTCCCGGCGCCGGACCGCAGCCAACTGCCCAACGGTCTCACCCTCCTGACCAGCCACCGCCCCGGCCAGCAGGTCGTCGCCGTCGAGATCAACCTCGTCGCGCCCCTGGACGCCGAGCCCGAGGGCCTGGACGGCGTTGCCACGATCATGGCGCGGGGGCTGTCCGAGGGCACCGACAAGCACGACGCGGAGGAGTTCGCCGCCGAGCTGGAGCGCTGCGGCGCCACCCTGGACGCGCACGCCGACCACCCCGGTGTACGGGTCTCCCTCGAGGTGCCGGCCTCCCGGCTGCACCGCGCGCTCGGCCTGCTCGCCGACGCGCTGCGCGCCCCCGCCTTCCCGGAGAGCGAGGTCGAGCGGCTGGTCCGCAACCGCCTCGACGAGATCCCGCACGAGCTCGCCAACCCGGCCCGGCGCGCCGCGATGGCGCTGTCCAAGGAGCTGTTCCCGGCCACGGCCCGGATGTCGCGCCCGCGCCAGGGTACCGAGGAGACCGTCGCGCGCATCGACGCCGCGGCCGTCCGCGGCTTCTACGACGCCCATGTACGGCCCGCCACGGCCACCGCCGTCATCGTCGGCGACTTCACCGGCGTCGACCTGGACGCGGCGCTGGCCGACACCCTCGGCGCCTGGAGCGGCTCGACGGCCGAGCCGCTGAAGGCCTCGCCGATCGCCGCCGACGACACCGGCCGCGTGGTGATCGTCGACCGTCCCGGTGCCGTCCAGACGCAGCTGCTCATCGGCCGGATCGGCCCCGACCGGCACGACCGGGTGTGGCCCGCGCAGGTCCTCGGCACGTACTGCCTGGGCGGGACCCTCACCTCCCGTCTGGACCGTGTGCTGCGTGAGGAGAAGGGCTACACCTACGGGGTGCGCGCGTTCGGCCAGGTGCTCCGCTCCACCGCCCCCACGTCCCCCGAGGGGGCCACGGGTGCCGCGCTGCTGGCCATCAGCGGCTCGGTGGACACCGCCTCCACCGTTCCGGCCCTCGAGGACCTGTGGAAGGTGCTGCGGACCCTCGCGGCAGGGGGGCTGACCGACGACGAGCGGGATGTCGCCGTGCAGAACCTCGTCGGGGTCGCGCCGCTGAAGTACGAGACCGCGGCGGCCGTCGCGGGCACGCTGGCCGACCAGGTGGAGCAGCACCTCCCGGATGACTTCCAGGCGCAGTTGTACGCCCGCCTCGTGGAGACCGGCACGGTCGAGGCGACCGCGGCGGCGGTCAGCGCGTTCCCCGTGGACCGGCTGGTGACGGTCCTCGTGGGTGACGCGGCGCAGATCGCCGAGCCGGTCAAGGAGCTGGGCATCGGCGAGGTGACGGTCGTCGGCGGCTAA